In the Brevundimonas sp. MF30-B genome, GGTGAACAGTCGCCGTAGCTGGTCGTGGCGACGCAGCCGCCGCTGAAGGGGTTGTAAGCGTCGGGCGTGGACAGGGCCAACTGCTGCTGGAGCGCGGTCATGTTGATGTTGGGCGAGCTGTCCTCGGCCTCCGCCTCGGAATAGGTCAGGGCCGATTCCCAGTCCCAGCCGTTCCATTCGCCACGCAGCCCGCCCAGCAGGCGCGCCTGATAGTTGTCGACCTTGACCACCTGGAAGCCCGTGTCGACGAAGCGGTAGTTGGTCATCAGCACCGGCAGACCGGCGGCCGGCACGCCCGTCAGGCCCGGCAGACGGTTTGGATTGGCCTGACCGTTGGCGAAGGTCACCGGGCCGAAGGGGTTGTAGTAGTTGCTGGCCGGAATCCAGATCTGGTTCAGATTGACCACCGGCGGCTGAACCGCGCGGCTGCTGGCGGCGTAGTAGCCGATCTCGCCGAAGGCCTCGACGCCCGAGCCGAGGTCGTAACGCCCGGTCGCGAACAGATTGATGCGCTCGACCGAAGGCCTCACCGTCGTCTGATAGCGCGTATCGTAGCGCATCTCGCGGTTGGTGGTGTTGAAGTTGTGATTGCCGCTGGCGATGCAGATGTCATTGCCGACGCTGACGCCGCAGCCAAAGCTGGTCGGCTGATAGCGGAAGGCCCCGGCGGTGTTGGTCACCGCCACCCCGTTCGAGCGGATCACCGGCCGCGACCCCACCGACAGGCGCGCCCACGGCGTATGCGACGAACGGCCGTCGAGGGACTGCACACCCGCAAAGTCGGGATAGTCGGCGAACAGCGGGCGCAGGTCGTCGGAGCGGGTGAAGTCCTGATCCTCGGCCCACAAGGCGGTGCGGTTCGCATAGCTGGCGAACAGCGAGATATTGCCGCGGTCGAAGTTCTTGCCGGTGAACAGGTTGAACTCGGTGTCGCGCATCTGGGTGCCTTCGGCGCCGCCGTAGCGGGCGCTCACGCTCAAGCCGTCGATGTCGGTGCGCAGGACCGTATTGACCACGCCCGCCACGGCGTCAGCGCCATAGATGGCGGCCGCACCGTCCAGCAGGACCTCGAGCCGCTCCAGCCCCGACACCGGAATGGCGTTGGAATTGTAGCTCAGCACCGGCACCGTGCCGGTGTCCGACGTGCCCTGGCTGGTCGGGTGCTGGACCAGGCGGCGGCCGTTCAGCAGCACCAGGGTGTTGCCCACGCCCAGCGAGCGCAGATTGACCGAGTTCACATCGCCCCGCGCCGAGTTGGAGGTCTGCGGATTGTTGGCGCTGTCGAACAGAACGTCGCCCATCTGCGGGATGGTGCGCAGCAGCTCGTCGCCGGTCGTGGCGCCGGTGGCGTCGATCTGCTCGCGGTCGGCCACGACCACCGGCAGGGCGGCGGTGGTGCGCGCACCGCGGATGTTGGTGCCGACCACGACGATGTCCTCCACCGTCGTGGGCTGGTTCGGATCGACCGGCGCGGTCTCAGGCTGGGCCTGGGCCAGGGCCGGCGCGGCCATCATCAGGACGGCGGCCGAGGTCGTGACGCCCCACAGGGCCTTGCGAATGTTCATGGTGTCCTCCTCCCAGTCTTTTTCTTGTCTCTTGGGTTCGTCAGTCGGCGGTGATCGCCGTGTCGTCGCCCGGCCCGGCGGCCGGATCGGGTTGAGCCGCCAGGGGCTTGGGCCCCTTGGCCAGGGCCGCGCGCATCTGTTCGCGGTCCAGCTCGCCCTCCCAGCGCGCCACCACCAGGGTGGCGACGGCGTTGCCGATGAAGTTGGTCAGGGCCCGGCACTCGCTCATGAAGCGGTCGATGCCCAGGATCAGGGCCATGCCGGCCACCGGCACCGTCGGCACCACCGACAGGGTGGCCGCCAGGGTGATGAAGCCGGCGCCCGTGATGCCCGCCGCGCCCTTGGAGCTGAGCATGGCCACCAGCAGCAGCAGCACCTGCTGCTCCAGCGTCAGGGGAATGTTCAGCGCCTGGGCGATGAACAGGGCCGCCATGGTCATGTAGATGTTGGTGCCGTCCAGATTGAACGAATAGCCGGTGGGGACCACCAGGCCGACGACCGACTTGGAGGCGCCCGCCTTCTCCATCTTGGAGATCAGGCTGGGAAGGGCCGCTTCGGAGCTGGAGGTGCCGAGCACCAGCAGCAGCTCCTCCTTCAGATAGCGGATCAGGGCGAAGATCGAGAAGCCGTTGAACCAGGCCACCAGGCCCAGGATGCCTAGCACGAAGATCAGCGAGGTCAGGTAGAAGGTGGCGATCAGCGCCGCCAGATTGGCGATCGATGAAATGCCATAGGCTCCGATGGTGAAGGCAAAGGCGCCGAACGCCCCGATCGGCGCCGCCCGCATCAGGATGCCGACCAGCTTGAAGAAGGCGGCGCTGGCCGATTCCAGGAAGGTCAGCACCGGCTTGCCCATGTCGCCCACCATGGCCAAGGCGATGCCGAACAGAATCGAGACGAACAGCACCTGAAGGATGTTGCCCGTCGAGAAGGCGCTGACGACCGTGTCGGGGATCACGCTCATCAGGAAGCCGACCATGGTCGTCTCGTGGGCGGCCTGGGCGTATTGCGCGACCGCGCCCGTGTCCAAGCTGGCCGGATCAATGTTCAGCCCCCGGCCGGGCTGGACCACATTGGCCACAATGAGTCCGACGATCAGCGCCAGGGTCGAGAAGAACAGGAAATAGGCGAAGGCCTTGGCCGCCACCCGGCCGACACGGCCGATGTCGCGCATGCCGGCGATGCCGGTGACGATGGTCAGGAAGATCACCGGAGCGATGATCATCTTCACCAGCTTGATGAAGGCGTCGCCCAGCGGCTTCAGGCTCTCGCCGAACGTCGGATAGAAATGCCCGATCAGCCCGCCCGCGATGATGGCCAGCACGACCTGGAAGTACAGCTGGGTGTAGAACGGTTTGCGCACGGGCGCGGCGCCGGCGGCTGCGGGGGGCGAGGCGATCAAGCTGTCACAGGCTCCGTTAGGCGAGCCGAGCTCGCGGTTTCCTCGTCGGCGCGCTCTGCGTCGCGTCCTGCGGCCACTCTGCCGTCACGCCAAGCCGACAACCATGTGTGCTAGGCGATATGCTAATGCATTGAAATAACGGATTTATTTATGCGACGCGCGTGGGCGCCTGGGCATTTCGTGCGGAATTTCGCCATGATCTCTGGCGTCGGCGTGCGATTTTTCGCACAAATGGCGAATGGGCATCCGGGTTAGAGGTCGAGTCGCAGAATGGGGGCTTTACGCCCTGGCCGCCCTGGCGCTCGCCGTCGCGGCGGCGGCGGGCGCGGGGGAAGCGGCGCGGCGTCAGGCCCAGGCCGAACTGGCCCGTCAGGCGCAGGCCGGGGCGCTGCTGCACGCCGCCGTGCTGCGCAGCGAGCTGGACAAGCAGCGCTCCCTTCCGCTGGTGCTGGCGACCGACGCCGACGTCGCGCGGCTGCTGTCGGACGGCGGCGACGCCGAAGCCATCAATGCGCGGCTTGAGACCCTGGCCGATCAGGCGCGCGCGGCCGCCGTCTATGTCATCGACGCGCAGGGGATCACCCGCGCCGCCAGCAACTGGCGCCGACCCGACAGTTTCGTCGGCGCCGACTACGGCTTCAGGCCCTATTTCGTCGGCGCGGTGCGCGACGGCTCTGCCGAGTTCTTCGCCCTGGGCACCGTCAGCGGACGACCCGGCCTGTATCTCTCCCGCCGCGTGGTCGAGCCGGGCGGGCGCGTGCTGGGCGTCGTCGTGGTCAAGGTCGAGTTCGACGCCCTGGAGGCTGAGTGGCGGGCCTCGGGCGAACCGGCCTGGGTGGCGGACCCCGGCGGCGTGGTGCTGATCACCAGCATGCCGGACTGGCGCTTCCGCACGCTGGGACCGCTGGACGAGGCGCGGCGCCGCCTGACCTTGATCGACCAGACCCTGTCGCCCGAGGCGCTGCGCCCCCTGCCCTTTCGCACGCCCCCGGGGCCCGAGCCGGCCCTGATGCGCGCGACGATCCAGGGCGGCTCCGGTCCCTGGATGCACGCCGAGACCGGCACAGCCACGCCCGGCTGGACCTTGCACCTCCTGGCGCCGTCGCGCGGCGCCATCGAATCGGCGGTGGCCCTGTGGCGTACGGTGGCGGTGCTGCTGGTCGCGCTTCTGGCCGGGATCGGCGCCCTGATGATCCGCAGTCGCCAGCAGGCCCAGGAAAAGACCCGGCGCGAGGAGGCTCAGCGCCTAGATCTGGAGCGGCGCATCGCCGACCGCACCGCCGCGCTGCGCCAGGCCAACGCCGCCCTCAGCGCCGAGATCGACGAGCGCCGCCGCGCCGAGGCCAGCCGCGAATTGCTGCGCGACGAACTGGTGCAGGCCAGCAAGCTGGCCGCCCTGGGTCAGATCGTCGCCGGCGTGGCGCACGAGATCAATCAGCCGGTCGCCGCCATCATGACCCAGGCCGAAACGACCGAGGCCTATCTGGAGCGCGGCGAGCCCGCGCCCGCCCGTCGCGCCCTGGCCCGCATCGGCGAACTGACGGCGCGGATCGGCGCGATCACCGAGGCGCTTCGGGTCTTCTCGCGCAAGTCTGAACCACGTCTCGCGGCGGTCGATCTGAAGGAGGCGGTGGACGGCGCCCTGCTGCTGGTCGGCGGACGCCTGCGCCAGGGCGGGGTGGCGCTGACGTTGCAGGGACTGGAGCCCGGCCTGCGCGTCCAGGCCGACAAGTTCAGGCTTGAACAGGTCGTGGTCAACCTGGCCAAGAACGCCGCCGAGGCGATGCAGGGCCGGCCGCTGCCCACGCTGATCCTGGCCGCGAAACGCGCCGGCGACTGGATCGAACTACGGGTGACGGACACCGGGCCGGGGCTGGACGCGGCGATCCGCGAGCAGTTGTTCACTCCCTTTGTCACCAGCAAGTCCAACGGCCTGGGGCTGGGGCTGGTGATCTGCCGCGACATCATCGCCGGCTTCGGCGGCCAGCTGGATCTGGCGGAGTCGGGCGGCGACGGCGCGGTCTTCGTCATCCGCCTTAAGGCGGCGACATGAGGGCCGCGTGATGCAGTTTCCCGCCCTCCACGCTGTCGCCCTGATCGAGGACGACGTCGACTTCCGCGAAGCCCTGGTCGAGCGGCTGACGCTGGAAGGCCTGGACGTGCGCGCCTTCGCCTCGGCCGAGGCGGGGCTGAAAGGCGTCGAGCCCGACTTTCCCGGCGTGGTCGTCACCGATCTGCGGATGCCGCACATGGACGGCCGCCAGTTGCTGGACCGGCTGCAGGCGGACGATCCCGCCCTGCCGGTCATCCTGATCACCGGCCACGGCGACGTCGCCGATGCGGTCGCCGCCATGCGCGCCGGCGCTTACGATTTCGTGGCCAAGCCCTTCCCGTTCGAGCGTCTGATGGACAGCCTGCGTCGGGCGCTGGAGAAGCGGGCCCTGGTGCTGGACAATCGACGTCTGGCGGTCCTGGCCGCCGACGGGGCGGTCGAGACCCCCTTGATGGGCGACAGCGCGGTCATCCGCCAGCTGCGCGCCACCCTGGCCCAGATCGCCGACGCCCGCATGGATGTGCTGATCGAGGGCGAAACCGGGGTGGGCAAGGAGTCCGTGGCCCGCTCGCTGCACAATGCGGGACGCCGCCGCCCCCATCCCTTCGTCGCGGTGAACTGCGGCGCCCTGCCTGAAGGTCTGATCGAGAGCGAGATGTTCGGCCACGAGCTGGGGGCCTTCGCCGGCGCCCTGCGCCGCCGCATCGGCCACGTCGAGCGCGCCCACAACGGCTCGCTGTTCCTGGACCAGATCGAAAGCATGCCGCTGGACGTGCAGGTCAAGATGTTGCGCGTGGTCGAAGAGCGCGAGATCCAGCCCATCGGCGCCGGCGAGCCGCGCGTGCTGGACCTGCGCATCCTGGCCTCTGCGCGCGGCGACCTGAGCCAGGCGGTTCAGGACGGGGCGTTCCGCGAAGACCTGTACTATCGCCTGAACGTGGTGCGCCTGCGCGTGCCGCCCCTCAGGGAGCGGCGCGAGGACATCCCCCTGCTGTTCGCCCGTTTGCTGGAGCGCGCGGGCGCCGAGGCCGAGCAACGACCTGTCCTGACCGACCGGGCGCGCCGTCACCTGATCGAGCACGACTGGCCGGGCAACATCCGCGAACTGGCCCACTACGCCCAGCGCTTCACCCTGGGCCTGGAAGACGAGCCCGCCGCATCGGTCGCCCCCGACGACGGCCTGGGCTTGTCGGATCGCGTCGCCCGCTTCGAGGCCGAGGTGCTGCGCGAGACGCTGCAAGCCTGCG is a window encoding:
- a CDS encoding TonB-dependent siderophore receptor gives rise to the protein MNIRKALWGVTTSAAVLMMAAPALAQAQPETAPVDPNQPTTVEDIVVVGTNIRGARTTAALPVVVADREQIDATGATTGDELLRTIPQMGDVLFDSANNPQTSNSARGDVNSVNLRSLGVGNTLVLLNGRRLVQHPTSQGTSDTGTVPVLSYNSNAIPVSGLERLEVLLDGAAAIYGADAVAGVVNTVLRTDIDGLSVSARYGGAEGTQMRDTEFNLFTGKNFDRGNISLFASYANRTALWAEDQDFTRSDDLRPLFADYPDFAGVQSLDGRSSHTPWARLSVGSRPVIRSNGVAVTNTAGAFRYQPTSFGCGVSVGNDICIASGNHNFNTTNREMRYDTRYQTTVRPSVERINLFATGRYDLGSGVEAFGEIGYYAASSRAVQPPVVNLNQIWIPASNYYNPFGPVTFANGQANPNRLPGLTGVPAAGLPVLMTNYRFVDTGFQVVKVDNYQARLLGGLRGEWNGWDWESALTYSEAEAEDSSPNINMTALQQQLALSTPDAYNPFSGGCVATTSYGDCSPSSQAAIDAIVFDLKRVSRTTLTMADFRVSRGDLFSLPGGPVGVALGLEARHETQKDDRDANLDGTNTFVDMVTGATNPSNVSAVSPNPDTSGSRDVFSAYVEFAVPLVSPEMNIWGVHQLDVQLAGRYEHYSDFGSVAKPKIAVAWDLVPGVRLRGSYSQGFRAPNLEQTNATQYGRLASGVDYVRCEADLRAGRISNFAQCSQNTSSASLLVAGNPDLEPEESTNSSYGLVFQPDFLPDSFGSVTITVDRWRIEQEKIVGLLGAQTALALDYLNRVGGGSNPLVNRRAPTPEDILLFEGTGLTPAGEVVSINDRFINLQPQTVSGMDFGVNWTKRRTAWGTFIVNFNASKLETFTRDPGDIVNELFAARANGTINAGTTLPDPSQLIGQNGRPEWRVNSSLTWRKGPWRAGVSSQYVSGFEQASLLGASGDPWQVDARQTYNAYVDYEFPSDTRLRLGVRDLTDSGPPLADNGFRGTVHSPWGRYWYVNVSQTF
- a CDS encoding sigma-54 dependent transcriptional regulator encodes the protein MQFPALHAVALIEDDVDFREALVERLTLEGLDVRAFASAEAGLKGVEPDFPGVVVTDLRMPHMDGRQLLDRLQADDPALPVILITGHGDVADAVAAMRAGAYDFVAKPFPFERLMDSLRRALEKRALVLDNRRLAVLAADGAVETPLMGDSAVIRQLRATLAQIADARMDVLIEGETGVGKESVARSLHNAGRRRPHPFVAVNCGALPEGLIESEMFGHELGAFAGALRRRIGHVERAHNGSLFLDQIESMPLDVQVKMLRVVEEREIQPIGAGEPRVLDLRILASARGDLSQAVQDGAFREDLYYRLNVVRLRVPPLRERREDIPLLFARLLERAGAEAEQRPVLTDRARRHLIEHDWPGNIRELAHYAQRFTLGLEDEPAASVAPDDGLGLSDRVARFEAEVLRETLQACGGDIPAVLDRLRLPRKTLYDKLARHGLKPADFRLD
- a CDS encoding dicarboxylate/amino acid:cation symporter, producing the protein MIASPPAAAGAAPVRKPFYTQLYFQVVLAIIAGGLIGHFYPTFGESLKPLGDAFIKLVKMIIAPVIFLTIVTGIAGMRDIGRVGRVAAKAFAYFLFFSTLALIVGLIVANVVQPGRGLNIDPASLDTGAVAQYAQAAHETTMVGFLMSVIPDTVVSAFSTGNILQVLFVSILFGIALAMVGDMGKPVLTFLESASAAFFKLVGILMRAAPIGAFGAFAFTIGAYGISSIANLAALIATFYLTSLIFVLGILGLVAWFNGFSIFALIRYLKEELLLVLGTSSSEAALPSLISKMEKAGASKSVVGLVVPTGYSFNLDGTNIYMTMAALFIAQALNIPLTLEQQVLLLLVAMLSSKGAAGITGAGFITLAATLSVVPTVPVAGMALILGIDRFMSECRALTNFIGNAVATLVVARWEGELDREQMRAALAKGPKPLAAQPDPAAGPGDDTAITAD
- a CDS encoding ATP-binding protein, translated to MGIRVRGRVAEWGLYALAALALAVAAAAGAGEAARRQAQAELARQAQAGALLHAAVLRSELDKQRSLPLVLATDADVARLLSDGGDAEAINARLETLADQARAAAVYVIDAQGITRAASNWRRPDSFVGADYGFRPYFVGAVRDGSAEFFALGTVSGRPGLYLSRRVVEPGGRVLGVVVVKVEFDALEAEWRASGEPAWVADPGGVVLITSMPDWRFRTLGPLDEARRRLTLIDQTLSPEALRPLPFRTPPGPEPALMRATIQGGSGPWMHAETGTATPGWTLHLLAPSRGAIESAVALWRTVAVLLVALLAGIGALMIRSRQQAQEKTRREEAQRLDLERRIADRTAALRQANAALSAEIDERRRAEASRELLRDELVQASKLAALGQIVAGVAHEINQPVAAIMTQAETTEAYLERGEPAPARRALARIGELTARIGAITEALRVFSRKSEPRLAAVDLKEAVDGALLLVGGRLRQGGVALTLQGLEPGLRVQADKFRLEQVVVNLAKNAAEAMQGRPLPTLILAAKRAGDWIELRVTDTGPGLDAAIREQLFTPFVTSKSNGLGLGLVICRDIIAGFGGQLDLAESGGDGAVFVIRLKAAT